The following coding sequences are from one Musa acuminata AAA Group cultivar baxijiao chromosome BXJ2-4, Cavendish_Baxijiao_AAA, whole genome shotgun sequence window:
- the LOC135609784 gene encoding polyadenylate-binding protein 2-like, with protein sequence MAQAPMQQQALNGTVNNGGGGAGGNQFPTTSLYVGDLQASVTDAQVYDLFSQIAPVVSVRVCRDVNTRRSLGYAYVNYSNPVDAATALEVLNFTPLNNKPIRIMYSNRDPSIRRSGAANIFIKNLDKTIGNKDLHGIFSSFGNILSCKVATDASGQSKGYGFVQFDQEEAALNAINKLNGMLVNDKPVFVGPFLRKQERENSLDKTKFSNVFVKNLSESTTREDLEKIFGKYGKITSAVVMRKEDGKSKCFGFVNFENPDDAARAVQELNGQEFGGEEWYVGRALKKSEREQELKEFFDQRAKDTMDKYQGLNLYLKNLDASIGDDKLRELFSGFGTITSCKVMREPNGISKGSGFVAFLAAEEAARALAEMNGKMVYGKPLYVALAQRKEDRRARLQAQFSQMRPVPMAPTVGPRVPMYPPGAPGLGQQIFYGQGPPALIPPQPGFGFQQQLIPGMRPAGAPMPNFLVPLVQQGQQVHRPGGRRAGAGPVQQTQQPMPLIQQQMLPRGRVQRYSPGRNMPDVPMPGVVSGMLSPYEMGGLPMRDVPIPQPIPIGALASALANSTPEQQRMMLGESLYPLVEQLERDHAAKVTGMLLEMDQTEVLHLLESPDALKAKVAEALEVLRTVAQQQQANVPADQLAALSLNDGLVS encoded by the exons ATGGCGCAGGCTCCGATGCAGCAGCAGGCTCTGAACGGGACGGTCAACAACGGCGGAGGCGGCGCCGGGGGGAACCAGTTCCCGACCACGTCGCTGTACGTGGGGGACCTTCAGGCGAGCGTGACGGACGCGCAGGTGTACGATCTGTTCAGTCAGATCGCCCCGGTGGTGTCTGTTCGGGTGTGCCGCGACGTCAATACGCGCCGATCGCTCGGCTATGCTTATGTCAACTACAGCAACCCCGTCGATG CTGCAACGGCATTGGAGGTGCTGAACTTTACCCCACTTAACAATAAGCCTATTCGCATTATGTATTCAAACCGTGACCCTAGCATCCGCAGAAGTGGGGCGGCCAATATATTTATTAAG aatCTAGATAAAACGATAGGCAACAAAGATCTACATGGGATCTTTTCATCGTTCGGCAACATTCTTTCTTGCAAGGTTGCAACAGATGCATCTGGCCAGTCGAAAGGCTATGGTTTTGTTCAATTTGATCAAGAAGAGGCAGCACTGAATGCCATCAATAAGTTAAATGGCATGCTTGTCAATGATAAACCAGTTTTTGTTGGTCCATTTCTTCGCAAGCAGGAAAGAGAAAACTCCTTAGACAAGACAAAATTTTCTAATGTCTTTGTCAAAAACCTCTCAGAGTCAACTACAAGGGAAGATCTAGAAAAAATATTTGGCAAATATGGGAAAATTACAAGTGCTGTTGTTATGAGGAAGGAGGATGGAAAATCCAAATGCTTTGGGTTTGTCAATTTTGAAAACCCAGACGATGCTGCTCGAGCAGTTCAAGAACTCAATGGGCAGGAATTTGGTGGGGAGGAGTGGTATGTTGGAAGGGCACTGAAGAAATCTGAAAGGGAACAAGAACTGAAGGAATTTTTTGACCAGAGGGCAAAGGATACAATGGACAAATATCAAGGACTTAACTTATATTTGAAGAATTTAGATGCTAGCATTGGAGATGATAAGCTGAGAGAATTATTTTCTGGTTTTGGTACAATTACTTCTTGCAAG GTTATGCGGGAGCCCAATGGTATAAGTAAAGGTTCTGGGTTTGTTGCTTTCTTGGCCGCTGAAGAAGCAGCTCGAGCt CTTGCAGAGATGAATGGAAAGATGGTCTATGGGAAGCCACTTTATGTTGCACTTGCACAACGTAAAGAAGATAGAAGAGCTAGGTTGCAG GCACAGTTTTCACAGATGCGGCCTGTACCAATGGCCCCTACTGTTGGTCCTCGTGTTCCCATGTACCCCCCTGGTGCTCCTGGTCTTGGGCAACAAATATTTTATGGTCAAGGACCTCCTGCCCTTATTCCACCACAG CCAGGATTTGGCTTCCAGCAACAGCTTATCCCTGGAATGCGGCCTGCAGGGGCACCTATGCCAAATTTCTTAGTGCCCCTTGTCCAACAGGGGCAGCAGGTGCACCGTCCAGGGGGTAGACGAGCTGGAGCAGGACCTGTACAACAAACACAGCAGCCAATGCCTCTAATTCAGCAACAG ATGCTTCCAAGGGGCCGTGTCCAGCGCTACTCTCCTGGCCGCAACATGCCTGATGTTCCTATGCCTGGTGTTGTTAGCGGTATGCTCTCTCCGTATGAGATGGGAGGGTTGCCTATGCGAGATGTTCCCATACCACAACCTATTCCCATTGGGGCGTTGGCTTCTGCCCTTGCAAATTCTACTCCTGAGCAGCAAAGGATG ATGCTCGGTGAGAGTCTGTACCCACTCGTGGAGCAACTCGAACGTGATCATGCAGCCAAAGTTACAGGAATGCTACTGGAGATGGACCAGACTGAAGTCCTGCATTTGCTGGAATCTCCGGACGCCTTGAAAGCCAAAGTTGCGGAGGCACTGGAAGTTCTGAGGACTGTGGCACAGCAGCAGCAGGCCAATGTTCCCGCCGATCAGTTGGCGGCATTGTCGCTCAACGATGGCCTCGTTTCTTGA
- the LOC135611397 gene encoding ethylene-responsive transcription factor RAP2-9-like: MEGQCCSTSTSEDTRKSPPPAVGQRAAASGGGGSRERPYRGVRMRKWGRWVAEIREPNKRSRIWLGSYSTAVAAARAYDTAVYYLRGRSARLNFPDEILAEDVDGEGFGVSGVASMSAASIRKKATEVGARVDALQTGLTSRPSPHLRQQRGHHQHQLEQQQLPSRRAMNPDLNQEPSPEDSDKD; the protein is encoded by the coding sequence atggaAGGGCAGTGCTGCTCCACCTCCACCAGCGAGGATACGAGGAAGTCCCCGCCGCCAGCGGTTGGGCAGAGGGCTGCGGCAAGCGGCGGTGGTGGCAGCAGGGAGAGGCCCTACAGGGGAGTCAGGATGAGGAAGTGGGGGAGGTGGGTGGCGGAGATACGGGAGCCCAACAAGCGGTCCCGGATCTGGCTGGGGTCCTACTCGACCGCGGTGGCCGCTGCAAGAGCCTACGACACCGCCGTATATTACCTCCGGGGCCGCTCCGCCCGGCTCAACTTCCCGGACGAGATCCTAGCGGAAGACGTGGACGGAGAAGGCTTCGGCGTCAGCGGTGTGGCCTCCATGTCGGCCGCCTCGATCCGGAAGAAGGCCACCGAGGTGGGTGCGAGGGTGGACGCTCTCCAGACCGGTCTGACGTCGCGGCCGTCGCCGCATCTGCGACAACAGAGAGGACACCATCAACACCAGCTCGAACAACAGCAGTTGCCATCTCGGCGTGCCATGAATCCTGATCTCAATCAGGAGCCAAGCCCGGAGGACTCCGATAAAGATTGA